ACTCTCGAGTAAAGACCGACACTCAATTGAGGGAATTGACCTACTCAAGCCACACGGCTGACTGGTAAGTAAACCGTCGGATGGTATCACACTTCGGATGAGGACCCGTCTCTATTCTTGACCTCATCTTTCACCAGTGATCGCAGAAACGATGGTGGACTGATAGTGATCGATTCAGTCGCTGTTGCTCTGTGATTTGGGACTGGCCGAGGACTGAATCGTTCATGAACGAAACTCATAATGGTCGACGGATCCTATCTGTGAACACATCCGGAACAAGGCGACTACAGCACCGGTCGATTGGTCTATCGGATGGTCCACAGAAATCAATGACGGTTACTGATGACACTTTCAGGCAAACCCTCGATTATCCGTTGAGTGAGAGTTCGATGCGTATAACGGTCATCGGAGCTGGTGAGGTCGGACGAACGATCGCTGCAACGCTCGCAGACCTTCACGAGGTAGTTGTTGTTGATTGTGATGAGCAGATCGTCGAGGAACTCACGTACGCGTACGATGTACTCGCCGTCCACGGAGACGGCCGAGATATTGAAACACTACGAAAGGCCGAAATCGATCGAGCAAATCTCGTGATCGCGTGTACCGACAATGATGACGTCAATACCGTTATCTGTGCGACCGTAACGATGATCTCTGATGCGTTCACGGTTGCCCGAGTGAGGCACCGAACGCTCTTCGAAACGTGGAACGACCGTCCGGATGCGTTCGGTGTCGATTTCATGATCTGCACGGACTCGTTGACGTCCGAAGCAGTGTTTCGGATTTCTGGACTCCCTGCTGCACAGGAGGTTGATACGTTCGCGAACGGTCTCGTCCGAATGGCTGCGTTCGAAATCGACCCGGAGAGTCCGTTCGTCGATCAAACCGTGCGCGAGATCGGTCTGGATGAATCGGTAACGGTCGCGGCGATCTTCCGCGACGACGAGTTGGTACTTCCAGCCGGAGAAACTGTGATACAGTCCACCGATCGGATCGTAGTCATCGGAAGCGCTAGCGGCGTTACGAACGTCGCGAATCGTATTTCGCTATCGTCGCGAAGTCCGACCGACGAGGTCGTTATCGCCGGAGCGAGCGAGATTGGTCTTCGAATAGCCCGGCTGTTTGAAGAACACGGCTATCATCCTCGGGTAGTCGAACAGGATCCCGATCGCGCCCGAAACGCGGCCGAAGCACTTCCCGACACGACAGTACTCAAGGGAGATCCCACAGACGCCGGATTTCTGGAGCGCGAACACACCGGAGACGCCGATATCGTCATCGCTACATTGCCGAACGACGAACGGAACTTACTCGTATCGTTAGTAGCCCGCCAGTTTGGCGTCGGTGAAACCGTCGCTATCGTCGAGAACATCGAGTATACCGAATTATTCGAAACCGCTGGCGTCAATGTGACCGTCAATCCGCGCGAAGAAACCGCCGAAGAAATCATTCGGTTCACCCGATTGATTCCGACTGAAAAGATCGTACTGCTCGACCACGATCGCGCGGAAGTGATCGAGATCGTCGTTACCGAGGAGAGTATTCTCGCAGATCGTGAAATCAGGGATTCTACGGCGAGCCTTCCGGATGGAGTCATCATCGGAGCGATTGCTCGAACTGGTGAACTCGTAACGCCTCGAGGGACGACCGTAATCAGACCGGGGGATCACGTCATTCTGTTCGTGGATACGGACGCACTCGACGAAGTCACCGAAGTGATCTAATGCGAGATCAGCACGACTTATAGGCTGCAACCGCCAGTACGTAGGTATGGCAGACCTCAACCCGATCGCGAAGCGAATACACCAGATCAGTCCCGAACCCGTCGAGCTTACGCTCAACGACGGAACGACGGCCGTATTTCGTATTACCGGGGCCGAGTTCTTCCAGCAGGAATTTCAGGCAGAGGGTGTTCGCGAGGACGACGATGCGGACTATCGATTCGTCTCGAGCGCGGATAACGAATCGATTCTGGTCGGACGAAAGGGCGTAGACGAATCGGAGTGGACGATGGTCGGAACGGTAGCTAAAGTCAACAGGCGCGGATCGTAAACACCTGTTCGCTGGGTATCCCACTGCACCCGTTCGCTACGTATCGCTTATCCAGTGTGAGGGAAACTTCCCATTCTAGTCGGTCCCTCCCTGACCTAGTTGCCGTCAGCACGGTTGACGACGGTCGGCGGTTCTCCTAGAACGCAGCGCCCATGCGGAAATATATAATAGTCCAGATTCTCCGAACTATATTGACGACACGTCGTGTGGTTCTACAATTGCACACATTGTGTTACAACCATACGAGTGTAATTTGTTGTGGTGATTTCGTTCCGGATACAGGAGGCACATATAATGATACGGTATATTCGGACCGTTTGTCGAAACTCGTGAGCGATCCGATCACTTAGCGATAATCGTCCAAGTACGAATCTCTGATTTCGGTCTCGAGGTCGTTAACGTATTCCGTTAGTATCTCCGGCAACTCGGTAGTGTACCGTTCGTCCGTGAATCGATACTTTGGGCCGATAATGGCGATTGCACCGAGAATGCTCCCATCGGGACCCGTCACGTGCCGCCCGACTTCTCTGAGACCGTCGACGTACTCTTCATCGGTAAACGCAACGCCTCGCTCGCGAACCTCCTCGAGTTCCTGTAAGAGGTCGTCTCGGTCTGTGATTGTGTGTGCCGTTTGTCTGGGGAGTCCCCAGTCGTCCAATACCGCTTCGACGCGCTCGTCGGATAATTCGGCGAGAATTGCTTTCCCGGTTGCAACGCTGTGGAGATAATAGTAGATCCCGGCGGAGCTATGTGCAGTAGAGATATGTCGTTTCTTGGACGGAAAGTGGCTATCCGGATGGAAGGATTCGTGGACGAGAATGCCGCGATTATCGTTCTCGACGACGAATTCGACCTCTTCGTCGATTCGGTCGGAAAGTTCTGTTACAGTCTGCTTTGCCAGCGTGTACGCCTTCTTGCGTGAGCGTGCATACTCGCCGTGGTTGAGGAATCGCAACCCGATGTGGTATACCGCACCCTCCTTCGTGAGATATCCTTCTTTGAGAAGGGTCTGGAGGTGGAGGTGGATCGTACTTCTCGAAATCTCCAATTCACCGGTCAATTCATCTAGTGTTGCGCCGTCCAATTTCTGAATCGTGTCGATTACGTCCAGCGACCGTTCCGTGGTTTTCGCCGTCTGCTTGGTCATAGCTGTCTGTACTGATTGAAACTATATAATGGTTTTTCTGGATAGGACTATTAAGTCTTCTAAGTACTATCCTTCTTGGTAGTCCTATGCAGAGAACGTTAGCGGAGATGCTCTTGCAAGATCCGATACCGATACGATCCGTTGTATCCTCTCGACCACTTCTCCAAGTACGATCGGCTTTCACAAAATAATCCGAACAGTTCCAGGGAAAACCGGTCGTCGATCTCGTCTTCGATTCCCTCATACAGTGCTCGTGATTTTATGTACGGTCCTCTCGTCGGATGACCCAGGCATTCCGTTTGTAGATATTCTTGCACTACGGTGTCGGTTTCCGCGATATCGAACGTCTGTAACTGGGAAGGGACTTCATTCATGGTAATTGAGGGATCTCTAGCGGCTATTGGGATGTGTCTAGATAGTTTATTTCGGATGAACCATAATGATGGTGATGTGGGAATATCGACTTTGGATCGATATATATCCTGTTCCACGTTTCGGAAACGAGGATGGCTGCAATAGGCCACTTCAGGTGATGTACCCTCTTCAGATTCTGACTCAGTAGGAATCGGCCGACCCCGCATATGCTGGGGCATCATATGCTTACGTGTACTATGAGTGATCGCACTGGAGGACCTCAACCAGTGATATCGCGTCGTGAACTGCTCGTAACTACTGGTGGTGCGAGCATCTCGGCACTTGCGGGCTGTTCATCGGGAGAAACGAATCCACCGCCGGCTGAAAGTGCGGGGACGATAACGGATCACTCGTCGCCCGACCTCGAGAAGTGGGTTGACGAGGTCCCTCGGCCAGACGTCGCAGAACCGTCCGGGACGAAGGACGGACAGCCCTACTACGAGGTGACAATGCGCGAGGTCGAGCAAGAGCTACACCGCGACCTCCCACTGACGACCGTTTGGGGGTATGACGGGCAGTTTCCGGGACCAACAATCGAAGCCGAGCAGGGCGAACCGACCTATGTCCAGTGGACGAACGACCTCCCGGACGAACACCTCTTGCCCGTCGACACCACGATTCACGATGACATCATTCCGTACGATATGCCGGGCGTCCGGACAGTGACACACCTTCACGGCGGAAACATCGAATCAGAGAGCGACGGACAGGCGCAGGCATGGTTCACGCGTGACTTCCAGGAAACGGGCCCCAAGTTCGAGAAGAAAGACTACTACTACGTGAACGACCAACCGCCGGCGACGCTGTGGTATCACGACCACGCGCTCGGTATCACGCGGCTCAACGTGTACGCCGGGCTCGCAGGATTCTATCTCCTGCGGAACGATCACGAACGAAACCTCGACCTTCCCGACGGCGAGTACGAGATTCCGCTTGTACTCCAGGATCGGAGTTTCAACGAGGACGGGTCGTTATTCTATCCGACGGTCGTCTCGGACGAGCAAGGCGGCAGCGACGATTCACATCCGGACCCAAGTATCGTGCCGCAGTTCTACGGCGACACATCGGTTGTCAACGGGAAGGCCTGGCCTCGGCTCTCCGTCGAACCCAGATCGTATCGCTTTCGGCTCCTCAACGGCTCAAACAGCCGCTTTTATACCCTCAAACTCCTCCAGTACGATGAATCGTCAGGCGATATCGGCGGCGACGGACCACCGTTCGTCCAGATCGGGAACGACGGGGGCCTCCTCTCGAGTCCGACCAAGATCGACGACCGTCTCGAGATCGGTTCGAGTCAGCGTGCCGATGTCGTCGTCGACTTCACCAAATATGCTGGAGAGACACTGGTGCTCCACAACAACGCGCCCGCTCAGTACCGCGGTGAGGTAGGTTCGACCGATGATGACATCGTCTCGCTTCCCGAGATAATGCTTGTAGACGTGGGCGACACGGGAAACACACGAGACGACGATCAACTCCCCGACAAGCTGACACAGGTCCCGGAAATTCCCGTGGAGTCGGTCGACAATAACCGGTATCTCACACTCAACAGCGGAGCAACCGATGACTACGGTCGACAGCTACACTTGCTCGGAACAGCCCAAGACCAGGACGGCCTTGAGATGGGTGCACCCGTTACCGAGGACCCCTCGCTCGGTGATACCGAGATCTGGAGTTTCGCTAACCGAAGTGCGATGTCTCATCCGATACATCTCCATCTCGTGCACTTCCAAATGCTGGGGCGACAGTCGAACGGGGACTACGATCCGGAAGACAAAATCGATCTGGACGCGCTTGAGACACCCGAACCGTACGAACGAGGATGGAACGACGTTATCACCGTCGATCCCGGCGAAGTCGTCCACGTGATCGTCCACTTCGGAGAGCACGACGGACTGTTCAACGATCAGACGGGCACGTATATGTGGCACTGCCACATGGTTGAGCATGAAGACCACGATATGATGCGCCCATTTGAGGTTCGTCCCCGTTCAGACGATGGTGACACTCGTATTGAATAGAACACAAGACAGCAACCGCAGTCAGCCGCCAATGAGAAATGGGGCGAGCGACTGCATTGGTATCGACGGGACCAAAGCCATTCGGCAGGGACTCGAGAACGTGAAAATGTCCCGCCAGTCAGCGGACGAGGCATTCGTAGTCAGAAAGACCCTTACGCGACCCTCGACTGCTCACTTCTGATTCAAAATTGTTGCAATTTCACCGAGAATTTCCGGGTTTCGAAGGGTGTCGCTGTCCGTAAGCGGCTGTTCATTGACGACGCCCTCGAGAAGTCGGTACATTGTCTTTCCAGCGTAGGTTTCAGGTAGTTCAGGCGTGAATAC
This is a stretch of genomic DNA from Natronorubrum sediminis. It encodes these proteins:
- the trkA gene encoding Trk system potassium transporter TrkA, which codes for MRITVIGAGEVGRTIAATLADLHEVVVVDCDEQIVEELTYAYDVLAVHGDGRDIETLRKAEIDRANLVIACTDNDDVNTVICATVTMISDAFTVARVRHRTLFETWNDRPDAFGVDFMICTDSLTSEAVFRISGLPAAQEVDTFANGLVRMAAFEIDPESPFVDQTVREIGLDESVTVAAIFRDDELVLPAGETVIQSTDRIVVIGSASGVTNVANRISLSSRSPTDEVVIAGASEIGLRIARLFEEHGYHPRVVEQDPDRARNAAEALPDTTVLKGDPTDAGFLEREHTGDADIVIATLPNDERNLLVSLVARQFGVGETVAIVENIEYTELFETAGVNVTVNPREETAEEIIRFTRLIPTEKIVLLDHDRAEVIEIVVTEESILADREIRDSTASLPDGVIIGAIARTGELVTPRGTTVIRPGDHVILFVDTDALDEVTEVI
- a CDS encoding transcriptional regulator; this translates as MADLNPIAKRIHQISPEPVELTLNDGTTAVFRITGAEFFQQEFQAEGVREDDDADYRFVSSADNESILVGRKGVDESEWTMVGTVAKVNRRGS
- a CDS encoding IclR family transcriptional regulator encodes the protein MTKQTAKTTERSLDVIDTIQKLDGATLDELTGELEISRSTIHLHLQTLLKEGYLTKEGAVYHIGLRFLNHGEYARSRKKAYTLAKQTVTELSDRIDEEVEFVVENDNRGILVHESFHPDSHFPSKKRHISTAHSSAGIYYYLHSVATGKAILAELSDERVEAVLDDWGLPRQTAHTITDRDDLLQELEEVRERGVAFTDEEYVDGLREVGRHVTGPDGSILGAIAIIGPKYRFTDERYTTELPEILTEYVNDLETEIRDSYLDDYR
- a CDS encoding multicopper oxidase family protein; protein product: MSDRTGGPQPVISRRELLVTTGGASISALAGCSSGETNPPPAESAGTITDHSSPDLEKWVDEVPRPDVAEPSGTKDGQPYYEVTMREVEQELHRDLPLTTVWGYDGQFPGPTIEAEQGEPTYVQWTNDLPDEHLLPVDTTIHDDIIPYDMPGVRTVTHLHGGNIESESDGQAQAWFTRDFQETGPKFEKKDYYYVNDQPPATLWYHDHALGITRLNVYAGLAGFYLLRNDHERNLDLPDGEYEIPLVLQDRSFNEDGSLFYPTVVSDEQGGSDDSHPDPSIVPQFYGDTSVVNGKAWPRLSVEPRSYRFRLLNGSNSRFYTLKLLQYDESSGDIGGDGPPFVQIGNDGGLLSSPTKIDDRLEIGSSQRADVVVDFTKYAGETLVLHNNAPAQYRGEVGSTDDDIVSLPEIMLVDVGDTGNTRDDDQLPDKLTQVPEIPVESVDNNRYLTLNSGATDDYGRQLHLLGTAQDQDGLEMGAPVTEDPSLGDTEIWSFANRSAMSHPIHLHLVHFQMLGRQSNGDYDPEDKIDLDALETPEPYERGWNDVITVDPGEVVHVIVHFGEHDGLFNDQTGTYMWHCHMVEHEDHDMMRPFEVRPRSDDGDTRIE